The sequence below is a genomic window from Thioclava nitratireducens.
GGCGTCGGTCCGATCCATGCGACCGGCTCGAAGCCCGACCATGCCGCCCCGATCGGCCATTCAGGCTTTGCCCGGATCGTCTCGCGCACCGATCTTCCCTGCCTCGCGATCGGCGGGATCACTGCCACTGACGCGCCCGCAATCCGCGCGGCGGGCGGTGCCGGTCTCGCGGTGATTTCTGCCATCTCGCGTGCCCCTGACATGGCGCGCGCCACCCGAACCCTGCGCAACGCATGGAGCGACACATGATTCCCAATATTCTCACCATCGCGGGTTCCGACCCATCGGGCGGGGCGGGCATTCAGGCCGATATCAAGGCCATCTCCGCCAATGGTGGCTACGCGATGAGCGTGATTACCGCGCTGACCGCCCAGAACACGCGCGGCGTGCAGGCGGTGAGCCTGTGCGACACGGCGCTGATCGCAACTCAGTTGGCATCGCTGCGCGAAGACGTTCGTATCGACGCGATCAAGATCGGAATGCTGGGCGATGCCGCGATCATCGAGACTGTGGCCGAGAGGCTGACCGGGCTCGACTGTCCGGTAGTGCTCGATCCGGTGATGGTCGCGAAAGGCGGCGATCGGCTGCTGGCAGAGGCGGCGGTGACCGCGCTGCACAGCCTGCTGCCCCGGGCCGATCTGATCACGCCGAACCTGCCCGAGGCCGCCGATCTGCTGGGCTGCGCCGAGGCGACGAGCTTCGACCAGATGCGTGATCAGGCCCATGCGCTGCGCGAGATCGGGCCGCGCGCGGTGCTGCTGAAGGGCGGTCATCTGCAAGGCGACCAAAGCCCGGATCTGCTGGTCACGGCGCAGGAAGAGCTCTGGCTTGACGCACCGCGCATCGCGACGCGCAACACGCACGGGACGGGCTGTACCCTGTCATCGGCGCTGGCGACATGGCTCGGGGCAGGGGTGCCGCTCGCGGAGGCCACCCAGCGGGCGAAGGCGTATCTGAGCGCGGCGATTGCGGCAGCTGATCGGCTGACTGTCGGGTCGGGGCACGGGCCGGTGCACCATTTCCACGCATTCCAGGAGAAGAAGAAATGAGCTTCGCCCAAGACCTAGCGCAGGCGACCGCGCCGCTGCGCCGCCAGATTCATGACATGCCTTTCAATCGCGAACTGGCAGAGGGAAGCCTCGATCGGGAAACCTTTCAGGGCTACATCATTCAGGACGCACATTACCTTGAAGGCTTCGCC
It includes:
- the thiD gene encoding bifunctional hydroxymethylpyrimidine kinase/phosphomethylpyrimidine kinase; amino-acid sequence: MIPNILTIAGSDPSGGAGIQADIKAISANGGYAMSVITALTAQNTRGVQAVSLCDTALIATQLASLREDVRIDAIKIGMLGDAAIIETVAERLTGLDCPVVLDPVMVAKGGDRLLAEAAVTALHSLLPRADLITPNLPEAADLLGCAEATSFDQMRDQAHALREIGPRAVLLKGGHLQGDQSPDLLVTAQEELWLDAPRIATRNTHGTGCTLSSALATWLGAGVPLAEATQRAKAYLSAAIAAADRLTVGSGHGPVHHFHAFQEKKK